Part of the Eikenella corrodens genome is shown below.
GTAACTCCTGAAGTTTGTTAAATGTCTAAATTAAAACCAACTGGCTATAGCTGCTTCCAAATAGCAGCGCAACCAAGCGGGCAGCCTTTGCATCATATTGATTTGAAAATACTATAAAAAGCAATCCAACCCATTATCCGGCCACGGCGAATATACCATAAAACCAAGCGGCTTTTCACGGCAGTGATACATGGAATATTAAAACCAGAAATGCTAAAACCCCTCTGCTTTTCAGCAGAGGGGTTTGAATGATAAATGGCGCGGTGGACGGGACTCGAACCCGCGACCACCGGCGTGACAGGCCGGTACTCTAACCAACTGAGCTACCACCGCGCGCAAAAAAATGGTGGGTGATGACGGAGTCGAACCGCCGACATTCTGCTTGTAAGGCAGACGCTCTACCAACTGAGCTAATCACCCATGTTTTCGTGCACAGCACTAGAAGATGCGCATTAAACCAAACTCTCCACACCATTGCAAGCATTATCTTGCAAAAAATTTACGATAAAATATCAACACACTGTTACAAAAGTGAAAAAACTTTTCTAATTTTCTCTTTTCAACAGCCGGAAAACTCTCGACACACCAGTTTGAGATATAATAAATAATTTACTTTACCACGCACTATGGCTTTATGAACGCCGTTATCCATACCCGCCAAGCCGACCCCGAAGCCGAACAGGCCCTACTGGCCGCCGGCACCCCGCCCTTGCTGGCACGTTTGTTTGCAGCCCGCAACGTCCGCTCCCCCGCCGAGCTGCATAACCATTTAGCCAGCCTGCTGCCCTATCAATCGCTGAAAAATATTGATGCTGCCGCCGAACGGCTGGCTCGCGCGATCCGGGAGCAAGAGCGAATTTTAATTGTGGCCGACTACGATGCCGATGGCGCCACAGCCTGTGCTGTAGGTATTTTAGGCTTGCGCCGCATGGGTGCGCGGGTGGAGTTTTTAGTGCCGGACCGTTTCAAACACGGCTACGGCCTCACCCCGCAACTGGCCGATCTGGCTGCCGAACGAGGCACTCAGCTACTCTTGACCGTAGATAACGGCATTTCCAGCACTGCCGGTGTAGCCCGCGCCCAAGCATTGGGCATGGACGTGATCATCACCGACCATCACTTGCCAGGCGACACGCTACCTGAATGCATCATCGTTAACCCCAATCAACCGGGATGCGCCTTTGCCAGCAAGAATCTGGCCGGCGTAGGCGTAATCTTCTATGTATTAACTGCTCTGCGCGCCCTGCTGCGCACACAGCAATGGTTCAATCCGCACAGGCTACCTGAACCCAATTTGGCCGAACTTTTAGACTTGGTGGCTTTGGGCACTGTGGCCGATGTAGTGACATTGGACTACAACAACCGAATCTTGGTTAGCCAGGGGCTTAAACGAATGCAGATTGGCAAAACCCGACCCGGCATTCAGGCGCTTTTTCAGGTAGCCCAACGCGACATGCGGCAGGCCAAGCCGTTTGACTTGGGCTTTACCATCGGCCCGCGCATCAATGCCGCCGGCCGTTTGGAAAACATGGAAATCGGTATTGCCTGCCTGTTGGCCGAAGACCCGGCCACCGCCGCCGAACTGGCCGAACAGCTAAACGAACTGAACCGTGCGCGGCAGGAAATCGAACAAAACATGCTGCAGGAAGCCCTTGCCCTGGCCGATCAAATTATCGTTGGCAACAGCCTGGGCATTACCGCCTTCCATCCCGATTGGCACCAAGGCGTGGTTGGTATCGTGGCCGGCCGGCTCAAAGACCGTTTCCATCGGCCCACCA
Proteins encoded:
- the recJ gene encoding single-stranded-DNA-specific exonuclease RecJ, giving the protein MNAVIHTRQADPEAEQALLAAGTPPLLARLFAARNVRSPAELHNHLASLLPYQSLKNIDAAAERLARAIREQERILIVADYDADGATACAVGILGLRRMGARVEFLVPDRFKHGYGLTPQLADLAAERGTQLLLTVDNGISSTAGVARAQALGMDVIITDHHLPGDTLPECIIVNPNQPGCAFASKNLAGVGVIFYVLTALRALLRTQQWFNPHRLPEPNLAELLDLVALGTVADVVTLDYNNRILVSQGLKRMQIGKTRPGIQALFQVAQRDMRQAKPFDLGFTIGPRINAAGRLENMEIGIACLLAEDPATAAELAEQLNELNRARQEIEQNMLQEALALADQIIVGNSLGITAFHPDWHQGVVGIVAGRLKDRFHRPTIVFAPTDNGELRGSGRSIPSLHLRDAIDLVSKRHPELILKFGGHAMAAGLTIREQDFPHFQQAFESVLTELLDQDALTRTFLTDGSLSPEEISLHTAETLSKQVWGQGFQPPCFYNQFEVLWQRVVGNGHKKAGLNCGGHTVEAMFFRCTEELPAKIHTVYRPVANQWRNQYELQLHIDHWEIG